The Natronosporangium hydrolyticum nucleotide sequence GGCGGGCGTTCTGCTCCACCATCACCACCGTCACGCCGGCGGCGTTGATCTGCTTGGTCTGGAAGAAGACTTCGTCCTGCAGCATCGGTGAGAGTCCGGCGGACGGCTCGTCGAGCAGCAGCACGTGCGGCTCCATCATCAACGCCCGGGCCATCGCCACCATCTGCCGTTCCCCACCGGAGAGCGACCCGGCCCGCTGCCGGCGGCGCTGGGCGAGGGTGGGAAAGAGCTCGGCGACGAAGGCGAACCGCTCCCGGAACTTCTTGGGGCGTAGGTAGCTGCCCATCTCGAGGTTCTCCTCGATGGTCAGCCGGGGGAAGACGTTGTTGGTCTGCGGGACGTAGCCCAACCCGCGGGCGACCAGCTCGTGGGTGGGGGCGTTGGTGATCGGCTCGCCGGCGAGGGTGACCGCGCCGGAGCGGATCCCCACCAGCCCGAAGATCGCCTTGACCAGGGTCGACTTGCCCGCACCGTTCGGCCCGATGATCCCGACCAGCTCGCCCTCGGCCGCGTAGAGGTCGGTGCCGTTGAGGATGTTCACCCCCGGCACATACCCGGCGACCACCTCGTCGGCGCGCAGCAGCGCCCCCTCCGCGGCGGCCAAGTGGGCGCTGCGGTCCACCGTCTCGACCCCGGCGGTGTCGTCGGCGGCCGCGGCCTCGACGTCCGCGGGCTCGACCTCCGCGGGCTCGGCCCGGATCTCGTCGCCGCTCATTCTGCCTCCCGGTCGAGCTTGGGCGGGGCGACCTCGTCGGCGGCGACATCGTGGCCGGCCACCGTCTTGACCGCGCCGTCGTGGTGGGCCCCCAGGTACGCGTCGATCACCCGCTGGTCGGCCATGATCTGATCCGGGGTGCCCTCGGCGATCACTCGCCCCTCCCCCATCACGACCACCCAGTCACTGATGTCGTGGACGGCGTCCATGTCGTGTTCGACGAACATCACCGTCATGCCGTCTTCCCGCAGCTGCTTGACGTGGGTCAGCAGCGACTGGGTCAGGGCCGGGTTGACTCCGGCCATCGGCTCGTCGAGCAGCACCAGCTCCGGCCGGACCATCAGCGCCCGCGCCATCTCCAACAACTTGCGCTGGCCGCCGGAGAGACTCCCGGCGAACTCGTCACGCATCTTGTCCAGTTTGAACCACTGCAGCAGCTCTTCGGCCCGTTCGGTGATCTCCCGCTCCTGCTGCTCCCACAGGAACGGCAACAGCCCGGCCCAGAACTTCTCCCCCCGCTGCCCGGTGGCACCGAGCCGCATGTTCTCGATCACCGTGAGCCGCGACAGCGCCTTGGTTAGCTGGAAGGTTCGCACCATGCCCAGTCGGGCCACCTGGTGGGCACGGCGGCCCTGCACCGGCTGACCGTTGAAGGTCCAACTCCCGGTCTGGGGCGTGTCGAACTTGGTGAGCAGATTGAACATCGTGGTCTTGCCGGCCCCGTTCGGTCCGATCACCGCAGTGATCGCCCCCCGCGGGATCTCCAGATGATCCACGTTTACCGCGGTCAGACCACCGAACCGGCGGGTGACGTTGTCAGCGACCAGGATCGGGTCGGGCTTGGCCGAACCTGGCTCGCTCGCCACCCCGACCAGCGCCTCCTGCGCCCGGCGCCGACCGGGCCGATCGACGGCGGCCTCCGCCGGACCACCGGTGCCCATATCATCAGCGTACATTGAGTGAGATCTCCCTCCGGTCGCCGAATATGCCCTGCGGCCGGAAGATCAGCAACGCGATGATTCCCGCCCCGAGCAGGACGAAGACCAGCGGATCCACCTGGCTGGTAGTGAGCAGCCCGGACGGCATCCACTCCGAGCCGGCTACGCCCCGAAGGAACTGGTTGAGGAAGTTGTAGAGGCCCCAGAAGATCATCGCGCCGACCACCGGACCGAAGACGCGGGCGGCCCCACCGAGGATCAGCACCGCGTACACGTAGAAAGTGAAGGTGGTGTGGTACTGGTCGGGCGCCACGTTGCCGAAGCGCAGTGCCTGGATGAAGCCGGCGAGCGCACCGATCACGCCGCCGAGCATCAGCGACTGGAGCTTGTAGCTGAAGGCGTTCTTGCCCAGGCTGCGGACGGCGTCCTCGTCCTCCCGGATGGCCTTCAGGACCCGACCCCACGGGCTGCGCATCGCCAACCACACCACCAGCAGGCAGACCGCGACCAGCGACCAGCCGACGATCATGACCCACAGGTCGCTGGCGGTGAAGAAGAACGGGCCGATCCGCAGGTTCTCGGTGATCCCGAGGTCGCGGCCGAACTCCCGGAAGTCGCCGGTGAAGCCGCGCAGCCCCTCCGCGCCGCCGGTCCACTCCCGCAGCTCGACGGTGCGCACCACCCGACGCAGGGCCTCCGCCGCCGCCACCGTCGCGATCGCCAGATAGTCGGCGCGCAGCCGGAGCGTGGCGACGCCGAGCAGCAACGCCAACAGCACCGCGCCGATCAACCCGAGCAGGATGCTTGGCCAGAACGGCCAGTCGAGGGTGGCCATGCCGATCGCCAGCCCGTACGCGCCGATCCCGGCGAACGCGGCCTGTCCGAAGTTGAGCAGACCGGTGTAGCCGAACTGCACATTCAGCCCGATGGCGGCGAGCGCGAAGACCACCACGCCCGGTCCGAGCGCCTGACTGAGCGTCTGGCTGAAGATAAAGTCCCAGTTCATCGCGCCCCTACCCGATCCGTGCCCGGCGGCCCAGCAGACCCTGTGGACGCACGAGCAGTACGGCGATCAGCAGGACGAGCGCGACCACGTACTTGAACTCGTTCGGCACCCACAGCGTGGAGACCTGGATCAACACCCCGACGATCAGACCACCCACGATCGCCCCGAAGGCGGTACCCAGCCCGCCCACGACGACCGCGGCAAAGATGAGCAACAGCATCTGGAAGCCCATCAGATAGTTCGTCGTCTCATGCATGGCCAGGAACACCCCGGCGAGCGCGGCGAGGCCGGTACCGATCGCCCACACGATCCGGATCACCCGGTCGACGTTGATGCCGGAGGCGGCGGCGAGCGACGGGTTGTCGGCGACCGCCCGGATCGCCTTGCCGAACCGGGTCAGCACCAGCGCCAGCGCCACCCCGACCAGGACCACCAGCGCGATCGAGTCGGTGATCATCGTCTTGGGCAGGACCGCCAACGGCCCGAACCGCTCCGGCTCCTGGACCGTGTACTGCGCGTACGGCCGCCGGCCAGGGCCGAGGAAGTAGAGGTAGACGTGGCGCAGCAGCAGCGCCACACCGATCGAGATGATCATCATCGCGATCAGGCCGGTGCCACGTTTTCGGAGCCAGCCCCAGAAGAAGCGGTCTTGCAGATACCCGAAGAGCATGCCCAGCGCGACCGCCACCGGCACGGCGAAGATCAGGTGCAGCGTGATGTTGAAGTCGAAGATCGTGACGCCGACGACGTTGACGAAGAAGGCCGCGATGGCACCGAAGGTGACCAGCTCACCGTGGGCGAAGTTGATCAGGCCCATGGTGCCGAAGACCATCGACAGGCCCAGCGCCGCGAGGGCGATGATCAGCCCGAAGTGGAAGCCGCTGTAGAGGTGGGAGACCACCCGGTCCCACCGCCCCGGACCGGCGACCACCTCCAGCTCTTCCTCCGGGTCGTCCGGAATGTCAGCCTCTGGCACCTCTTCGCCGGGTTCGCCGGGTGGATCGTCGGAGTCGCCGGGCTGGCTGGGCGGCGGCGCCGGACCGGAGGTCAACCCGAATAGCAGGTTGCCGACGTTGCCCGGTCGCACCAACGGCTCCCGAACGTTGCCGCTGGTGAGCGCCACCCCGTCGGGGAGCGTGCTCTCATCCAGCTCAACCAAGTAGGTGGCCGACTCGGGCACCGGGACCACCCAGTAGCCGTCCTCGTCGGTCTCGGCCGACACGACCAGGTCGCCATCCTCGGTATAGACGGTGATCGTGACCCCCGCCACCGGATCGCCGTCGACCTGCAGGGTGGTCTGCAGACCCTCCCCCTCGACCTGCGCCATCGCGCCGGCGGCGCCGAAACCCACCAACCCGATCACGCTGCCCACGAGGGCGATCAGCATGATCACTGCTCTGCGCACAGAAGCTCCTCAGCTTGGCGGGTGCCGGTCATGAGAACCCCGGCGGCACCCACCCATCTTTCAGTGCAAGACCGGTGGATCATAGCGAGTGTCACAGCCGAACGCGAGGTCGTCATCAAAACGTTATGGATCATGACCGCATCGAGCACGCTGGTCACACCAGCATCACTCGCCGGCCGCACCCCCGGTCTCGGTAATGATCCGTTCGGCCACATCCCGCATGCCCATCCGGTGATCCATGGCAGTCCGTTGAATCCACTTGAAAGCCTGCGGTTCGGTCATGCCATATCGGGTCATCAGCTGACCCTTGGCCCGCTCCACCAGCTTGCGGGTCTCCAACCGCTCGGTCAGCCCGGCGATCTCCGCCTCCAGCGCGGACGCCTCAGCGAACCGGGACGCCGCGATCTCGATCGCCGGCACCAGGTCGGACTTCTGAAACGGCTTGACCAGATACGCCATCGCCCCCACCGCCCGGGCCCGCTCGACCAGCTCCCGCTGACTGAACGCGGTCAAGATCACCACCGGCGCGATGTGCTCCTCGGCGATCTGCTCGGCGGCCGCCAGCCCATCCATGATCGGCATCTTGATATCGAGGATCACCAGGTCAGGGTGGAGTTCACGGGCGAGCCGGACTGCGGTCTCGCCGTCCCCGGCCTCGCCGACCACCTCGTAACCCTCCTCGGTCAGCATCTCGGCGAGGTCGAGCCGGATCAAGGCCTCGTCCTCCGCGATCAGCACCCGCCGGCGTACCGGCTCGGACTGCTGCGCCTCGCCCACTACTGCTCTCCCCTCACCTGCATGTTTCCGTTCGTCACCCTCGAGCCCGGGAGTCACCTATCCGGATGCCGTGGCGACCAGCGTAGTAGGTACCCTGGGAACGCAGCCGCCCCCCAGCGGGGCTGCGGCGCCCGCCCCTGTAGGCCAACGGCAGAGCCAGTGGACTCAAAATCCATACAGTGTGGGTTCGAATCCCACCGGGGGCACGTCAAAGATCTGCAACAGCGGATCGTAATCGTTCGACAGCTGAGGGATTGTCCGATAAACGGTGTAACCGGTCATCGGACACTCCCCCGTGGGGTGACCACCCAGCCCGATGATCACCCAGCACCCCGCTGGATCGGTCATGCGCCTGAGTTCGACACAGTGCTCCGGAGATCGAGCCGACCGAACCGATAGGGGAGCTGTGATGCCCGGTGGGACAGGTGCGGCGGCTTGCGCCGGGCCTGCCAGCGTGGCAGCGTTTCGGCGTGCATGAGGTAGAAGCCAAGTTCCGGATCGCCGATGTCGAGTCGCTGGTGGTGGCGCTGAA carries:
- a CDS encoding ABC transporter ATP-binding protein, whose amino-acid sequence is MYADDMGTGGPAEAAVDRPGRRRAQEALVGVASEPGSAKPDPILVADNVTRRFGGLTAVNVDHLEIPRGAITAVIGPNGAGKTTMFNLLTKFDTPQTGSWTFNGQPVQGRRAHQVARLGMVRTFQLTKALSRLTVIENMRLGATGQRGEKFWAGLLPFLWEQQEREITERAEELLQWFKLDKMRDEFAGSLSGGQRKLLEMARALMVRPELVLLDEPMAGVNPALTQSLLTHVKQLREDGMTVMFVEHDMDAVHDISDWVVVMGEGRVIAEGTPDQIMADQRVIDAYLGAHHDGAVKTVAGHDVAADEVAPPKLDREAE
- a CDS encoding branched-chain amino acid ABC transporter permease; the protein is MRRAVIMLIALVGSVIGLVGFGAAGAMAQVEGEGLQTTLQVDGDPVAGVTITVYTEDGDLVVSAETDEDGYWVVPVPESATYLVELDESTLPDGVALTSGNVREPLVRPGNVGNLLFGLTSGPAPPPSQPGDSDDPPGEPGEEVPEADIPDDPEEELEVVAGPGRWDRVVSHLYSGFHFGLIIALAALGLSMVFGTMGLINFAHGELVTFGAIAAFFVNVVGVTIFDFNITLHLIFAVPVAVALGMLFGYLQDRFFWGWLRKRGTGLIAMMIISIGVALLLRHVYLYFLGPGRRPYAQYTVQEPERFGPLAVLPKTMITDSIALVVLVGVALALVLTRFGKAIRAVADNPSLAAASGINVDRVIRIVWAIGTGLAALAGVFLAMHETTNYLMGFQMLLLIFAAVVVGGLGTAFGAIVGGLIVGVLIQVSTLWVPNEFKYVVALVLLIAVLLVRPQGLLGRRARIG
- a CDS encoding ABC transporter ATP-binding protein, with translation MSGDEIRAEPAEVEPADVEAAAADDTAGVETVDRSAHLAAAEGALLRADEVVAGYVPGVNILNGTDLYAAEGELVGIIGPNGAGKSTLVKAIFGLVGIRSGAVTLAGEPITNAPTHELVARGLGYVPQTNNVFPRLTIEENLEMGSYLRPKKFRERFAFVAELFPTLAQRRRQRAGSLSGGERQMVAMARALMMEPHVLLLDEPSAGLSPMLQDEVFFQTKQINAAGVTVVMVEQNARRCLQICDRGYVLDQGRNAYTAPGPELIEDPKVIQLYLGTLAKAR
- a CDS encoding branched-chain amino acid ABC transporter permease; the protein is MNWDFIFSQTLSQALGPGVVVFALAAIGLNVQFGYTGLLNFGQAAFAGIGAYGLAIGMATLDWPFWPSILLGLIGAVLLALLLGVATLRLRADYLAIATVAAAEALRRVVRTVELREWTGGAEGLRGFTGDFREFGRDLGITENLRIGPFFFTASDLWVMIVGWSLVAVCLLVVWLAMRSPWGRVLKAIREDEDAVRSLGKNAFSYKLQSLMLGGVIGALAGFIQALRFGNVAPDQYHTTFTFYVYAVLILGGAARVFGPVVGAMIFWGLYNFLNQFLRGVAGSEWMPSGLLTTSQVDPLVFVLLGAGIIALLIFRPQGIFGDRREISLNVR
- a CDS encoding ANTAR domain-containing response regulator gives rise to the protein MGEAQQSEPVRRRVLIAEDEALIRLDLAEMLTEEGYEVVGEAGDGETAVRLARELHPDLVILDIKMPIMDGLAAAEQIAEEHIAPVVILTAFSQRELVERARAVGAMAYLVKPFQKSDLVPAIEIAASRFAEASALEAEIAGLTERLETRKLVERAKGQLMTRYGMTEPQAFKWIQRTAMDHRMGMRDVAERIITETGGAAGE